One window of Saccharopolyspora phatthalungensis genomic DNA carries:
- a CDS encoding tyrosine-type recombinase/integrase, whose protein sequence is MTTHQHQPPGATQADLDAARLLLARLGLSAEDLLATPAHRPPVPTFAEYIPTVSAAVTDGTRRVYRSYWNRIEDHWGHRRLDEPTPSEIKQLVEHIKTHVIARRNARGGRSAGEHLIAALRCLYRHAENDGLITPANNPASKVAKPRRLPSTRRAVTDTRLAEINHIAATTGNDPALDTLILRLHTETACRRGGALNLRPQDLDPTQSLILLREKGETHRWQPVSPTLMTHLQHHAEQRGAPRTGQLLRYTNGQPITTRRYDHLWNRIGSHLPWVATQQISTHWLRHTTLTWVERNYGYAIARAYAGHTDNAGDAGTTTTYIRATIQEIATALTGLTGEPHPLA, encoded by the coding sequence ATGACAACCCACCAACACCAGCCCCCGGGCGCCACTCAGGCCGATCTGGACGCCGCACGCTTGCTACTGGCCCGCCTCGGCCTGTCAGCCGAGGACCTTCTCGCCACACCCGCACACAGGCCGCCGGTACCCACCTTCGCCGAATACATCCCCACCGTCTCGGCCGCCGTCACCGACGGCACCCGCCGCGTCTACCGCTCCTACTGGAACCGCATCGAAGACCACTGGGGCCACCGACGCCTCGACGAACCCACCCCCTCCGAGATCAAGCAGCTCGTCGAACACATCAAGACCCACGTCATCGCCCGCCGCAACGCACGCGGCGGACGCAGCGCCGGCGAACACCTCATCGCCGCCCTGCGCTGCCTCTACCGCCACGCCGAAAACGACGGACTCATCACCCCGGCCAACAACCCCGCCAGCAAAGTCGCCAAACCCCGCCGACTCCCCTCCACCCGCCGAGCCGTCACCGACACCCGTCTAGCCGAGATCAACCACATCGCCGCCACCACCGGCAACGACCCCGCACTCGACACCCTCATCCTGCGACTCCACACCGAAACCGCCTGCCGCCGCGGCGGCGCACTCAACCTCCGCCCCCAAGACCTCGACCCCACCCAAAGCCTCATCCTCCTGCGAGAAAAAGGCGAAACCCACCGCTGGCAACCCGTTTCCCCCACCCTCATGACCCACCTACAGCACCACGCCGAACAACGCGGCGCCCCCCGCACTGGGCAGCTCCTGCGCTACACCAACGGACAGCCGATCACCACCCGCCGCTACGACCATCTCTGGAACCGCATCGGCTCCCACCTACCCTGGGTCGCCACCCAACAAATCTCCACACACTGGCTACGCCACACCACCCTCACCTGGGTCGAACGCAACTACGGCTACGCCATCGCCCGCGCCTACGCAGGCCACACCGACAACGCAGGCGACGCCGGAACCACCACCACCTACATCCGCGCCACCATCCAAGAAATCGCCACCGCACTCACCGGACTCACCGGCGAACCCCACCCACTCGCCTAA
- a CDS encoding AbrB/MazE/SpoVT family DNA-binding domain-containing protein yields the protein MTGPVIKPVVPSTTRARQDGQSAVGQHGTVTARRTLPLPAVPEPRDRGVVYGLAAVDARGRVADQAVLRALGWTPGTRLAIRETRGLLITRTDPHGVFSVTTQGHLRLPAPVRHCCGLLPGDRVLLTAEPAHGTLVVHPPAVLDDMIAHCHSTRLDGDTA from the coding sequence GTGACCGGCCCTGTGATCAAGCCGGTGGTTCCCTCCACAACGCGCGCCCGGCAGGACGGCCAGTCGGCCGTAGGCCAGCATGGAACCGTCACCGCCCGTCGGACGCTTCCGCTGCCCGCCGTTCCGGAACCACGTGATCGTGGCGTGGTGTACGGGCTGGCGGCGGTCGATGCCAGGGGCCGGGTCGCCGACCAAGCGGTGCTACGCGCCCTCGGCTGGACACCCGGCACACGGCTAGCAATCCGCGAAACCCGCGGCCTGCTGATCACCCGCACCGATCCCCACGGTGTGTTCAGCGTCACCACACAGGGGCACCTGCGGCTTCCCGCGCCGGTCCGGCACTGCTGCGGCCTGCTGCCCGGCGACCGCGTCCTGCTGACCGCCGAACCCGCACACGGCACTCTCGTCGTACACCCACCTGCTGTGTTGGACGACATGATCGCCCACTGCCACTCCACGCGGCTGGACGGTGATACCGCATGA